A stretch of Henckelia pumila isolate YLH828 chromosome 4, ASM3356847v2, whole genome shotgun sequence DNA encodes these proteins:
- the LOC140863942 gene encoding geranylgeranyl transferase type-1 subunit beta — translation MEEDPFSNSDDPSDFHRDPDSLFFDRDRHICFLEMMYQLLPAPYQDQDINRLTLAYFVVSGLHILRAIDRVDKEVVIDWVLSLQALPKNAGNLEKGQFYGFHGSRSSQFQSNSNRPSEQTQILNGSHLASTYCALAILKIVGYNLSLIDSESLLKSMKNLQQPDGCYMPIHTGAEKDLRFVFCAAAICSMLKNWSGMDREKAKEYILSCQSYDGGFGLIPGSESHGGATYCAVASLQLMGFIEEGLMSTNSTCHNVNVPLLLNWSLQRQALDGGFQGRINKPADTCYAFWVGGVLRILGADKFINENALREFLLTCQSEYGGFSKFPRLLPDLYHSYYGFCAFSLLKESGLNSLCVELGISDIAAIGL, via the exons ATGGAAGAAGACCCATTTTCCAATTCGGATGATCCATCCGACTTCCATCGAGATCCGGATTCTTTGTTCTTCGACAGAGATCGCCACATTTGCTTTCTTGAGATGATGTATCAGCTGCTGCCTGCGCCCTACCAAGATCAAGACATCAATCGCCTCACTCTCGCATACTTTGTTGTTTCTGGTCTTCACATTCTCCGCGCCATCGATCGA GTTGATAAAGAAGTGGTTATAGATTGGGTTTTGTCTCTACAAGCTCTTCCAAAGAATGCGGGAAATTTGGAAAAGG GACAATTTTACGGGTTTCATGGTTCCAGAAGCTCTCAATTTCAATCAAATAGTAATCGGCCATCAGAGCAG ACGCAAATTCTGAATGGCAGTCACCTGGCAAGCACATACTGTGCGCTCGCCATATTGAAGATTGTTGGTTATAATTTGTCACTTATTGACTCTGAATCTTTATTGAAATCAATGAAAAACCTTCAACAGCCTGATGGATG TTATATGCCCATTCATACTGGAGCCGAGAAAGATCTTAGATTTGTGTTTTGTGCAG CGGCCATTTGTTCCATGTTGAAGAATTGGAGTGGCATGGATCGGGAAAAGGCTAAGGAGTATATTTTGAGCTGTCAG TCATATGATGGTGGTTTTGGACTCATTCCTGGTTCTGAATCACATG GAGGTGCCACATACTGTGCCGTTGCATCTCTTCAACTGATGGGATTCATAGAAGAAGGGCTGATGTCTACAAATTCCACCTGTCACAATGTCAATGTGCCACTGCTTTTGAATTGGAGCTTGCAG AGGCAGGCACTAGATGGTGGCTTTCAAGGTAGAATCAACAAACCAGCTGATACATGCTATGCCTTTTG GGTTGGAGGAGTTCTAAGGATCTTAGGTGCAGATAAGTTCATTAACGAAAATGCGTTACGGGAATTTTTATTGACTTGTCAATCTGAG TATGGTGGTTTCAGCAAATTCCCTAGGTTGCTGCCGGATCTGTACCATTCTTATTATGGGTTTTGTGCATTTAGTCTGCTAAAGGAATCTGGCCTCAACTCCTTGTGTGTTGAACTGGGTATATCGGATATTGCTGCAATTGGACTCTGA
- the LOC140867182 gene encoding uncharacterized protein → MKSLSGVGLGLSLVFGCLLVALMGELYYLLWWKRRRLNGNQIPPRKSSSSSSYMLCCWIKPTQELCSSSILVHEPQANPSKDFVGFAPFGEGSLENFSGPPRFLFTIAEETKEDLESEDGIIRNSKNSTSRASLGDFLHILETPFLTPIASSPYFTPPLTPSNTYDQHTFGPFFESKSDAAFNKLRASPPPKFKFLRDAEEKLVRRGKLLGEIEKGQQSVGSSSVCHKDEENGSFITIIVANDQEI, encoded by the coding sequence ATGAAATCCTTGAGTGGAGTGGGGCTCGGTTTGAGCCTGGTTTTTGGGTGTCTTTTAGTTGCTTTAATGGGGGAGCTCTACTATCTCCTATGGTGGAAAAGGAGGAGGCTTAATGGTAACCAAATCCCACCAAGAAAAagctcctcctcctcctcttaCATGCTTTGCTGTTGGATCAAGCCAACTCAAGAATTGTGCTCTTCCTCCATTCTTGTGCACGAGCCACAAGCAAATCCCAGCAAAGATTTCGTTGGTTTCGCCCCTTTTGGTGAAGGAAGCTTGGAGAATTTCTCAGGCCCGCCGAGATTTCTCTTCACAATCGCAGAAGAAACGAAAGAGGACTTGGAATCCGAAGATGGGATCATCAGGAACAGCAAGAATTCGACGAGCAGAGCGAGTTTGGGCGATTTCCTTCACATCTTGGAGACCCCATTCTTGACCCCTATTGCCTCTTCCCCCTACTTCACCCCTCCCTTGACCCCATCAAACACCTACGATCAGCACACTTTTGGCCCATTTTTCGAGTCGAAAAGCGATGCGGCTTTCAACAAGTTGAGAGCTTCCCCACCTCCCAAGTTCAAGTTCTTGAGGGATGCTGAGGAAAAACTCGTTCGTAGAGGCAAATTGTTGGGAGAAATCGAAAAGGGTCAACAGTCTGTTGGTTCATCTTCAGTGTGCCACAAAGATGAGGAAAATGGATCTTTCATCACTATAATTGTTGCTAATGATCAAGAAATATGA